gTTCAAGTAATAAATTTTGAGAATCGaaaattttgggttttgttctgtttgcttatttttttaaataattttaagtaaTTTGAGTTATATATCAgataattcaaataaaaatatttgaatgatTTTAGGTGGTTCGATCTTTAGAATAATTCAACAGTTCGGTTttggagaatatatatatatgtatatgagtacaaaaaaattagtttataaattatatttttagatatacaattattttaaaactaaatataaataagataaaaactGTGTTTGgtatttaaatattcatttggctttaatttaattttgtttaaatattttgtgtttaaaatACTGAACCATTCAgatatttattatgatttttggtTTAGTTCTGTTCGGTTCTGGATAGAAATGCTCAAACCTACAAAAGCTTGAGAACTCATCATGGTTGCTTTAAACTTTTAAGAAAAGACTTCAGCTATAAGAGTTTAGTACAGTTTTCTCAGTTTGCTATACCCCCAAACCAAACTACTCTCCTCGTTTATCAGTACTAGACTACTAGAATTTAACTTTCcactacacacacacacaagtcTGCTTATATAGTTGATGTCTTGACGATGATGATGCACTAGATGAGAGAGTAGACAACATCATCATACGTAGGGAAGGTCAATGGTCCATCCCCAAGGACTAGCACACAAGTCACAAGAACCGCGACAAAGATTGTGAAAATCAGAAACGATTTACACGGGTCCGCGCTGTTCTGTTTCTCTGCCCCAACCGTCATAATCCCTTCACTTCCACTTCCAAGTTGAAACACCGGACAAGTGAAGAATCCGTACACAACCCCAGCTACAAGTGCTCCAAGATTTGTCCTGTCATGACTCACACATGTTATTAGAAGCATAAAACACACAAGTACCCCATGATCAGATGAAAGCTTACCAGTCATCTATTGGACCGAAATGGCTTAGTATGAGACCAAGCCCTGTCATTATAATGGCCTTCTGAAACAAGTCTTCGTACTCTTCTCTTTTGATCATCTCCTTGTTCTGAGATTGGTCAACAAGCCAAGCCCCTATTAAAGCAAATGCTGGTCCCTACACCAGCAAGAGTTTacatgatttgatattttgaatGTTTAGGAACGGTGCAATGCAATTTGGTGGGGGAAGCAACAAGTATATTAACTTACAGTTCCTCCAACTGTAGGATCTGGTGTATGAAGGAAGCTCATGAAATTACCAGAGACTCCTCCCAGAATACAAATGAGACAGAACGTGAGTAGCCCATAGTCACGGCAGACTCTTGGTCCAAAGGTAAGCAGAGCCCATGAGCTAAGGGCTACATGAGGGATTCCAGAGTGCTGCAAAATGTAAAATTGTTTCAGTGACAAACTTACATGAAACCAAGACATCAAGAGTGGCTGAGTTTGACAAGATTGGGTGCTTCAAATAGCTGTTCTGAGACAGTAAAAGAATGGGAAGAACAGACCCAATCTGTTGGTCTTGTACCAGAAACATGGGCGTGACCAGCCTCCACCATTCGCCAGCCATGATTAGATCGTTTATCTTTGCTCCATATAACAGCGGTAGGGATAAGAGTCCCATATCATTGTTCCTCACCGGAGCCGCCGCTTCAAACAGACACACTCCAACGTTTATGGATGCCAATATGCTCCTGGAGAGAGACACACACacaacaagaaagaaaaggttTTTCTAAGCATCTACAAGACACATCTAAGACGAACAAGAGGTGATTGTAGGGTTCTTACACAGCATAGAAGTTCAATGGATCTTCTCCATCATTATTACTTTCGATATCAGACTTTCTCAATTTGCTTGCTACTGAGCTCTCTTCTCGTTTAACCATCGCATCTGAGAGTCAAAGAAACAGCCAAGTAAGCGATTATTAGCAAGAGGAAATCAAAGGAAACACTTATCTtaaaaggatcataatattaaTCTTATacctttttgttgtttttcaaGATAAATGTTCAAAGATTCTAATTCCTTCTCTGCACTGAGTTCAGCTTCCCGATTGATTTCATGCCCCACGGAGATAGAAGGCTTCTCATCGTTGCTTTGAACTTTCTCAAAGTAAGAATCCAACAGTTGAAGTCTCTTTTTGATAGTCTTGGTCTCTGATGATGCCCTAACCAAGCAAAGCTTTCCTCTTGAACACGGGTTCGATCTCATACAATCCCTCCCCAGAGCTGCTGTTCTATGTTTCAGACCACTAGTGATACTGCTGGTAACCTCTGCCTTCATCAACACGCCCAAAGCCGGACATGGGAAGGTTCTGCCAGACGGAAAACGTCTTGGACCATCCGATGCAAACAACACTTCTCCTCTGCTCTGTCGTCCTGAAGTTCCATGCTGAGAAACATGATCTTTACAAGGGAGTTCACGATGAAGAGGAAACGACGCCATTATAAAGCTCGTATCTGTGCactgaaaaaaaatatctattcaTTTCATTTACCAAATCCCAAATATGAGAAGGGCAAGTCAAAGAAACAATTTGGGAGGTGATGCAACCGAAAGATAACAGAGCCGATATTGTGTATTAAAGGATCAGAATGAATCAAGAAAGGCTTTGATTTATGTACTATCTCACTCACTGAGGAATTTAATCAAACAACAAAAGGTCATAACTTTATCAGTACGATTCGAGCAAAACCAGCTCTTACAAATGATAAACCTCTTCTCACTCCGACATAGTTTTAAGATATTACTAAGAGAAACTAACATCGAACACAAATGGTCGGAATCATAATCAGAAGCAGAGAAAGTGATGACTTTACCTTGGAAAAAGAAACCTGGTCCTATCTTTGGCTTGCTCAGACCTTAAGATGAAGACTGTGGTTGCAGGTATGATTAGGATTAGGATTGGATTTGGATTTTGGATGATGACAAGTGATTAGTGACTGACTGTCTTCGGGTAATGTAAATTACGTTAAAGACCCAATAGGTTTAACTTTTTATAATGACTGAGATCACCCCGAAAGGTTCACCTCGCCAAAAATTTCCGTAGAAAGTTTTTAGCTAACCCAGTACCATCCCGCTGTTTCTGAGTATCGAACTGGCGACCTCGGGTAGTCGTGTGTGAGAAACATTCACCACCTGACGTTCTCACGAGTTTGAGCTGAGGTGCCCGCCATTACAGTTTTTTAACTGGGTCTCCtggtctggtggtaaaggaacctcggctgaggtgcccgccatcacgagttcgagccccgaccacaacggatttaacatgGTTTCTGTTTGGCCTCCAGGACCTTCTTCGTCAGTTCCGGTTGGACGCGATGGGATAATCAGATTAAGTGAGAGGTCCGGATACctggattataaaaaaaaaaattacgttaaAGACTGacaaataataacaaatacTTTTATTGTTTGAACGGTAATGACTCGCATGTCACGAGTCACAAGTACGACTCTCCAGACCTGATCATTCCTTTTCTTTCTGATATTTTTTCTATcccaactatatattttttatctttttactaTAATCGGAAAATTTTCGAACAGAAAtctatatagtatttttttcccttttaagatagatagatgatgtttttatatatcaatataaCTTTTAACTTTATCTAAAATTctgtaaataataatattttataattaattaaataatttgtaatatattttaatcatatttattttttaaaataagttttttttaataattgtgctctaaagaaaatattagtttttctGGAGCATTAAAGCTAAAACGCAGCTATTTTGAACTAGTAAACGATTTAAGATAACCAAACCGATGATACATAATCAACATAATATACaatgcaaaaaagaaaaactctgAGCATCTTATACAACATgtatatcattatttttctttttaaggaATATAATAGATATGAAAGTTTATAAAGAAAGATAGTTTTAACCTTTATGTGGTATTAAAAAGGAAACCGGTTTCACGAAGGGCATCTccaattttactttatttttcgttttaaaataaagtttaagtaaaaatgttCCAATGATACTCCATTTCTCACAttataatagaataaaaaaatatgtttactctagaataatttttttgttcattactatattttctactctaaaatgAAGTACCACTGGAGCAAAATcaaattctattatagagttattttattttaaagtaaaaaatatagtaattcATTGGAGATGGTATAATTATAAACCATGTAATTAGAATTAGTTTAGTGAAACCGGTTTACTCTTATTCTAATATAATCTTAATAGTTTAGTGATCGGCAGTGGCAGAGGGAGGAAGAAAATCATTTTACAGAGGTCAGTCAAACcgatataatatttatattttacaaggttaattcattatatttttctatatacatgcaaaaaaaaattctaacaaaaattAACATGGGTCGTATGAGGCACATGACACTACTTAAGCTCTGCCACTGGTAATTCGTCGGGTTGCTGGATTAAAAGAACAATGTAAACTGAACTGAACCTTGTTAACCTAAAATAcgaaaaaatcaaagaaattaTCTGAAAAGAACCTAGTTTGTGTCGAGCAAGGCTAACTGGTAGTCTTACAAAAACTGGGTTGGGTCTCTTCGTTAAGCCTATAAGGTTGTGAGGCCAGGCCTTTATCCATGCCGTGGGAATCTAGTTTGATATCTCTTTTTTATCTTCGTTAACCATCAATAAAACGCCACGTGGACGCTCCAACCGAACGagtggttgttgttgtttctgttCGAACTTCGAACGTCGTCTCTCCAAATCGTTACCTTAATCTATGATACCGAACCATTTGGTTTAATCGAATTGTATGTTAACCGGAGCGGTACCGAAACTAATCAAACAAGAGAGCACGTAAGATTGTCTCTAATGGCAATCAACCAAAACGGATAACTAAGGAAGCAGAGTTAGAGAGAGACGACGATGAGAGCCCTGACATGGACAGGATTATCTCCGCCGCCGCCGGCTATGGTGGCGCGAATGACGATGACTTCGAAGATGGTTGCCTTACGACGGATGAACCTCCGAAAAGGTCGTGTCAGTGTTAGAGCCACGGCGTCGTCTAGCGCGGCTGTTTCAAGCGGAGGAGTAGTGGAAGCGGTGGAGTTGGCTGAGATAGGAGAAAAGAGTAAGAAGTGGAAGTGGAAGGGAGAATACTCAATCAATTACTTTGTCAAGAGTTCGCCGGAGGAAGTAACTCCGGCGAGTCAGACTGTTCTCTTAGTTCACGGCTTTGGCGCCTCTATTCCTCACTGGCGAAGGTATCAGTTTTCACTTTGATTCATTTAGGATCATACTTGTGAACTATGATGTCTTGAGAGTAAATGTGTGACATCGTGAAGCTTGTCCGGAAGTTATGTATCAATGTAGTGGAGCTGAGACAGAGTTATGTTGTGTAGGAGAAGTGTAGATTAGTTATGTATAAATTAAGTGAAGCTGAGACAGAGTTTTGATTAGTTATGTATTGGTGTAATGAGGCTGAGACAGAGTTCTTTTGTTGTTTAGGAGAAGTGTAGATTAGTTTTGTATCAATTAAGTGAAGCTGAGACAGAGTAGGAGAAGTGTAATTAGTTAAGAATCAAGAAACTATTGTATGTggaagatttttttgtatatgcatTTGGTTCTTACAAGAACTAACTAACTTTTATTTGCAGGAATATAAATGCTCTGTCTAAACACCATACAGTGTATGCCATTGATCTTCTTGGGTTTGGTGCTTCAGAGAAGCCACCTGGTTTTAGCTACACTATGGAGTCATGGGCTGAAGTAACCACCTGGCAATtatctgatctgttttaaacAAGTgtcttgtttttttaaaatttcttcatgttttttttcttgcagTTGATAATCAACTTCTTAGAGGAAGTGGTTCAGAAACCGACAGTTTTGATTGGTAACTCTGTTGGAAGCCTTGCTTGCGTTATAGCTGCTTCAGGTCTTGTTCTAATATTTGATGTGATCTATTGTCTGCTATTTTTTTGATCTAAGACTCCATTGTTTGTTGTGACTtcttgaaaatttgaagaatcGCAGCGAGATCTTGTTAGAGGTCTTGTTCTGTTGAATTGTGCTGGTGGTATGAACAACAAAGCGGTGTTTGACGACTGGAGAATCAAGCTGCTGATGCCATTGCTCTTGCTTATTGACTTCTTACTCAAGCAAAGAGGAATTGCTTCTGCTCTCTTCAACCGTGTTAAAGACAGGCATGACTCATTTAACAACTTATTTGATCTACTCTTCTTAGTCGAGATCTCTAACGCACTGATGGATGAATTAAACACAGGGAGAATCTCAAGAACATCTTGACAAATGTATATGGCAACAAAGACAATGTAGATGATACCCTAGTAGAGGTATTTTCCTATTACTCACACTCTCATCTCAATGACATAGGATTAGGAACCAATTAACTGTGTTACATTTAATggtgaaaatgtttttttttatgctgAAAATGTTATGTCAGGTTATCGCTGGACCAGCAAACAGCGAAGGTGCGCTAGATGCATTTGTTTCCATATTAACGGGTCCACCTGGACCAAACCCGGTTACGCTGATTCCTGAAATAACCAAACCGGTTCTTGTCTTATGGGGAGACCAAGATGGATTAATTCCTCTCGACGGTCCTGTAGGTAAGTACTTCACGTCCCTTCCGGGTCAGTTACCTAACTTCAACCTATATGTTCTAGAAGGTGTTGGACATTGCCCACAAGATGATCGTCCGGATCTTGTCCATGAGCGTCTCCTTCCATGGCTGGCTCAGCTTTCTTCCACATAGTCTCAGTTACGTGTATGGTGTTTAGAAATGTATAATATGTTTGATTGTTGTGTCTATGCACTAGATACTCAACTTCTaccatttttgtatataaaaatggTAACATCATATATCAAATGTTATATCGTATAAAATGGGTTCATTTATTGAATGTGTGTTTTGTTCTCATAAGTGGGGGATTTCGCTTGTGTTTTACGCAAATATCTTGTGGTTGAAAACTACTGAAGAAATCAGCAGTTCCGGTTTAGGAAGCCGATGAACCAAGCAATCAAATTTCGGTTTTGCATTCAGGTTTTAGTTGCTGGTTTTGTGAACAAGTCATCCAGTGTAGTTTTACTCATCtgcttttttccttttttttgtcatctatgAAATTATATTAACTTGAAAAAATGAGGTTACAAGGTCAACTACGGACCACCCAGTAACCAAAACTAAACTTCTAA
This Brassica napus cultivar Da-Ae chromosome C6, Da-Ae, whole genome shotgun sequence DNA region includes the following protein-coding sequences:
- the LOC106436378 gene encoding uncharacterized hydrolase YugF isoform X1, giving the protein MRALTWTGLSPPPPAMVARMTMTSKMVALRRMNLRKGRVSVRATASSSAAVSSGGVVEAVELAEIGEKSKKWKWKGEYSINYFVKSSPEEVTPASQTVLLVHGFGASIPHWRRNINALSKHHTVYAIDLLGFGASEKPPGFSYTMESWAELIINFLEEVVQKPTVLIGNSVGSLACVIAASEESQRDLVRGLVLLNCAGGMNNKAVFDDWRIKLLMPLLLLIDFLLKQRGIASALFNRVKDRENLKNILTNVYGNKDNVDDTLVEVIAGPANSEGALDAFVSILTGPPGPNPVTLIPEITKPVLVLWGDQDGLIPLDGPVGKYFTSLPGQLPNFNLYVLEGVGHCPQDDRPDLVHERLLPWLAQLSST
- the LOC106436374 gene encoding RHOMBOID-like protein 9, chloroplastic — its product is MASFPLHRELPCKDHVSQHGTSGRQSRGEVLFASDGPRRFPSGRTFPCPALGVLMKAEVTSSITSGLKHRTAALGRDCMRSNPCSRGKLCLVRASSETKTIKKRLQLLDSYFEKVQSNDEKPSISVGHEINREAELSAEKELESLNIYLEKQQKDAMVKREESSVASKLRKSDIESNNDGEDPLNFYAVSILASINVGVCLFEAAAPVRNNDMGLLSLPLLYGAKINDLIMAGEWWRLVTPMFLHSGIPHVALSSWALLTFGPRVCRDYGLLTFCLICILGGVSGNFMSFLHTPDPTVGGTGPAFALIGAWLVDQSQNKEMIKREEYEDLFQKAIIMTGLGLILSHFGPIDDWTNLGALVAGVVYGFFTCPVFQLGSGSEGIMTVGAEKQNSADPCKSFLIFTIFVAVLVTCVLVLGDGPLTFPTYDDVVYSLI
- the LOC106436378 gene encoding uncharacterized hydrolase YugF isoform X2, coding for MRALTWTGLSPPPPAMVARMTMTSKMVALRRMNLRKGRVSVRATASSSAAVSSGGVVEAVELAEIGEKSKKWKWKGEYSINYFVKSSPEEVTPASQTVLLVHGFGASIPHWRRNINALSKHHTVYAIDLLGFGASEKPPGFSYTMESWAELIINFLEEVVQKPTVLIGNSVGSLACVIAASESQRDLVRGLVLLNCAGGMNNKAVFDDWRIKLLMPLLLLIDFLLKQRGIASALFNRVKDRENLKNILTNVYGNKDNVDDTLVEVIAGPANSEGALDAFVSILTGPPGPNPVTLIPEITKPVLVLWGDQDGLIPLDGPVGKYFTSLPGQLPNFNLYVLEGVGHCPQDDRPDLVHERLLPWLAQLSST